Within Bradymonas sediminis, the genomic segment TGGCGGGTCTCCCAAAAAGATACTCGTTGAGTCGAGCACCACCTGCTCACTCTCCCAGCGGACCTCGCCGTGGATGCGTTTATCCGAGTCGACGTTGCCGCGATAGGCGTCTTTTCCGCGCTGAACCACGTAGATTTTCCCGTCCACGAGCCCCCGAATCTCAAGCGTGACGCCTGGTTTTTTGTCCTTGTCGGGATCTGTCACGCGAAAGTCGTCGGGCTGGGTCGGCAGACTCTCAGAGGACGGTTGTCGCAGCGTCGCCCCGGTAACCTGGACATTTTGGGCGACATCTAAAAAGACATCCTCCCCCGAGATGACGAGCTTCGCCTTGCGCGAAGTCGTCCCCTGCGCCTTGATAAACGCCCTGGGGACGATGGTCCGAATACGCTTGAAATCACTCTTAATATCAATATCGCAGGCCGTCGTTTTGAGCCTAATATCGCTAGCGCTCTTCTGGTCGATTTCGACGCGAAGATAGGTGATGGTCTCGGTCGTAACATTGGAGACGATGGGCGGATCAGAGACCGCAGTGAGCACAATCTTCTGCGCCCAAACGCCGGAGAGATCCGGGGATTTTGACTCGGTTTCGGGCGCGGTTTCCTGGGCCACAGCGTGGCTGGTGAGCAGCATCGCGCAGATAAAAAGAACGGGGCGCGTCAATGATAATTTCATGATGCCTGCTCATGTGAAGGTAATAATCGTGGCGTCTTGGCGGCTCTTCGCTCAAATAGCTTCTCGGCGAAGAGCTCCGGTGCTTCGAGCAGGACCAGGTGTCCGGCCCCGGGGATCTCGATATGGTCGGCTGTCGGCCAGACCTCATTCCACTCTTTGACCGACTCTCGAATCGCCCCAAAGGTATGCTCTCCAGACACCAGAATCTTATGGCCGGGCAACTCCTTGAATAGGTAGGAGGCTTCAATGGTGTTGAAGAGTTGAAGGTAGCGATACGGGATCATCAACGAGCCCTGGCCGAATGAGGCGAGCATATCGGTCTCGTCATTGCGATGCTTGGTCATCGCCTGGTTGGTGATCGCGCGCCCAATGGGCGTGCCAAACGAGGACCAATAAAAAAGCCACCCGAGCACAGGCCACATAAAAATGCGCAGATACCAGGGTAAAAAAGCGAAGGGTTCCAGGCACACAAAATCATCCAGGCGCTCGCCTGCCGCGCGCGCCACATAGAGCCCGACGATCGCGCCACCGCAGCTTCCGATCATCGAATAGGATTGCTCCCCGATGCGCTCAACAATCGCCCGGTCAATCTGCGCGCCAATCTCCGAAATATCCCACACAGGCGGCGCCTCGGATCGGCCGTAGCCGGGCAAATCCACCGACAAAAAAGTCACATTTTCGGGGATATAGGGCGCGATGGTGTCGAAGGTGCGCGCCGTGCCATTCCACCCATGCAGGCCAACCCAGATCTCCGGGCCGCTGCCGTAATCCACGATATGAACGCCCTCGCTGCTCTTGCTCATGTGTGCCTCTTCGTAAATCGCGCGGGGCTTTTTTGTTTTTGGGAGCGTCCGAAATCCTCGTGGATGGCCTGAGCGGCGAGTCGCCCGGACTGCGCGCACAGCGGCACGCCGCCGCCCGGATGCGCCGAGCCGCTGGCCAAATACAGTCCGGGGATTTCTTTGACGCGATTCTGCGGGCGCTGAAACGCCGCGAATTTCGAGTTAGAGGCTGCGCCATAGAGCGCGCCGCGCGAGCCCGGAAATTGAGCGGCCAATTGTGCCGGCGAGCGCTCCCAGATCAGCGCGTCCCCCGGGTCAATCGCCGCGGCGTTGCGCAAGCGCTTAAGCATCGCATCTCTTAGGGGCGCCCAATCCTGCGCTGAACTTTGCACCTCAGAAGACTCCGGCGGCGCGTTCGCCATGATAAAGAGCGCCTCATCTTCGGCCCACCCGGTGCGTTGATGTGCTTTTTCCTGTGCGCATACATAGACCGTCGGGTCCGTTGGGGCGCGTTTGTGGTCAAAGATATCGCGAAATTCCTGAATATAGTCCTCGGGGAAAAAGACCTCATGCCCGAGGCGTTCTCCTTCGGGGCGGCGCTTTGCTCGAATCACGCCGGTCCACCCGGACATCGACGCGGGCGCGTCCGCGTTGAGGCTGCTCTCGTCGTTATTGCTGGAGGCGGAGGCGATGTTTGCGCCCGGCAGCAGGGTCTCAACCAGGTGGCGTACGTCGGCGTTGACCACAACCGCATCCGCCTTAAATACACCCGATGCGGTCTCGACGCCGCGGGCTTCCCCTGCGCCCGAGGGGCGATGCAGGCGCAATACTGGCGAGTCGAATCGGAAGTCGACGCCCAGGGCAAGGGCGCGGCGGTGAAGGGCGCGCGCCAGCTCGATAATGCCGCCGCGCACGCCGCGCGCGCCTTGGCCCATCTCCACCCAGGCGATGCAATTAAGGGTCGCTGGCGCGCTGCGCGGATCCGAGCCATTATAGGTCGCGAAGCGGGCCAGAAGATGGCGAAGGTGCTGAGATTCCACGCGTTTGTCGATGCTCTCTAACATCGTGTGGAGCGGGTCGATGCTCCATAAGGTCGTCAGTGAAGAAAGCCCAAGTCGCGCCATGGACCCCAGCGAGGGCGCCTGACTGAAGATGAAGTTCGGCGCTGCGCTCTCCCATATTTTTCCCGCGTAGCGCATAAAATCGGCGAACTCCCCGCTCGCCCGACTCCCCAATTGCTGCCCAATCGCGGCGATGCTCTGGTCTAAGTCCGGGTAAATATCCAGGCGCACGCCGTCGGGATAGTGGTAGCGCATATAGGGCGCAGACTCGACGAGTTCGACCTCGTCGGCCAGCGAAGTGCCGGCCAGGCGAAAGAGGTCTTCGAAGACCTCGGGCATGGTGAGCAGGCTCGGGCCGGTGTCGAATTCAACACCGTCATGCTGGCCCACGCCGATCTTTCCGCCCGGGGCCGACGCGGCCTCAAAGACCGTAACCTTGACACCCTTCGCCGCTAATTCTAGCGCGGCGCTCAAGCCGCCGATACCGGCACCGATAATCGCAACGCTCATCATTGATCCGCTCCAATCGCACTTTGACTCACAGCTTCGGCTGGCGTGTTGCGTTGCTGCTTTCCAACATAACTTCGCCCACTCCACAGCACCTCGTTTTGCCGACTCCAACGCAGGGAGTTAAACGCGATCGCGACCAGGCTGATCACCGCAAGCGGATGCAGCAATATGCCCTCGATCGGCTGGCGAAAACGCAGCGCCATCATCGCGCGCAGCGCTAGATTCGCCCCGACGCCCGCCAGCGCGGACCACCACCAAATCCCGGCGGTTTGCCCCGCGATCGCGAGCGTCATCGCGGCGATATAGGGCAGCACAAAGGTGCTCAAATAGATGAATATAACGAGGGCGAAGACCAGCGCTGACGACCCCATACCCTCGAATATATTTTTTGAGAATCCCTCCCAGACTTCGCGGGCCGACCGGTACATCCGACACGACGCGATGCGAAAACCATCCGCGAAGACCACGCGTTTCTTCTCTTCCTTGAAGCGGCGAGCGATCGCCATATCGTCGACGATTTCGGCGCGCACCGCGTGAAATCCGCCGACCGCTTCGAGCGCGTCGCGGCGCATCATCATGACTTGGCCGTTTATCGCCAGAAACCGCGGGTCGTGGGTCTTCCAGATCAGGGGAAGCGGAAGCCAACAACTATAGCTCAGGTGAAGCAGCGGCAGGATGAGTCGCTCAAAAAAGGTGCCGCTGATTTGCTCGGGCACCGCGCTCACCAGGGCGGCATCGTGGCGAATCTGCAAGGACGCCAGGCGCGCGATGGCACCTTTTTTCAAGAAGGTATCGGCGTCGACAAGCAGCAGGGTATCGCCGCGCGATGCCTCGACCAGCCGCGCGCAAGCGTGCGGCTTCCCGACCCAGCCGGCCGGAAGTGGCCGCCCCTTGATGACGCGCAACTTCGTAAACTCCGACTGCAACCGTGCCAGAATCTCGGGCGTCTGGTCGGTGGAGCAATCTTCATAAACCAGGACCTCGAGGAGCGGGTGGCTGGCCTCGAAGATAGCGCGCACGCAGCGCTCGATATTTGCCTCTTCGTTGCGCGCCGGGACGAGCACCGATAGTGCTTCTTCCAGGCGCGCCGATGTCTTGCCGCGGGGCCAGAAGACGAGGTTTAAGGCGCTTAAGGCAAGCGCAAAACTCGGCAGTCCGGCGAGGGCAATGATCGGTAGAGCCGTTGTCAGAGATAGGTCGAACATCAGGTTCCAAATGGCGATGGCTTGGGAGATGGCCCGGCGTTGACGCCCGGCAATCCCGCGAGCGCGCGGTGCAGGTGCGCCTTGTGCGGCCGCGGCTTAAGCAGGCTCGACATGGCGAAGCGGCGCCCGGCCGGGCCGAGCCATAGCGCCTTCTCAAGCCCAGGGACCACCGTGCGGCCGTGCAGCGGATTGGCGTCGTGCAGGTAGCGTAGGCGCACGCCGATGCCGCGGTACACGCGCGCCGCCACGCAGATGCCGAGGCGACTCCGCGCCGGGATATAAGCGAGCCCCTGGTCGGCGCTATCGTAATAGCGGTCGGCCAATTTCAAGAGGTCGCTGACCACCTTGGCCACGGTCTCTTCGAGCTCAAAGCCGCCCGTGGCGACCGATTCGAGGAGCTCTTTCTGCGAGATCCCCGCGCGTCGAAGACGTGTTTCGGGCAAATACACCCGACCATTTTGCGCGTCTTCGAGCACGTCGCGGCAGATATTGGTCAATTGCATCCCGATGCCCAGATCGATGGCGTGAGCGACGGCCCGCGGGTCTTCGACGCCCAGCACCGGCGACATCATGAGCCCGACCGTGCCGGCGACGCGGTAGCAATAGCGAAGCAGGGCGCGGTCGTCCTCTATGAGGACGTCGCCCAGGTCGGAGGCGACGCCTTCGACCAGCTCCATCGCGGCGCTGACGTCGACGCCGCGGCGCTCCGAGAGGTCCAGAAACGCCGCGACCGCCGCGCTCGGCGCGCGCTCGCGATTCAACTCATCGCGAAGCGCTTCAACCTGCTTGGTCGCAACTTCGGGCGACTCGGCCTCGTCAACTGTATCGTCGACCAGGCGGCAAAATGCGTAGAGAATCGCGGCGTCATCGCGGCTCTCCTCGGGCAAAAAACGCGACGCCCAATTGAAGGAGCGTGAGTGTTCGGCCAGGACCTCGCGGCTATGGCGCGCGACCTCTTCGGCACTCATCTCCGGAATCCGACCCTCATCGGCGGGGATATCTAATTGCGCATTCGTCATGGGATTATCGCTCCTATCTTTCGCGTCAGACGATTGGCCATCGTTTCTTTTTTACTCGCCGAGCCCGGACCGTTCGCGCCTTTTTCGCGCTCAAGGACCAGGCGCTCAACGACCTTCGCCGAGTTGAGCACGCCCGGCACGCCGGCGCCCGGGTGAGTTCCGGCGCCCACGAAATACAGCCCTGAGATATCTTCGGAGGCGTTATGATAGCGGAACCAGGCCGATTGCGTCAGGCGCGGTTCCGGGCCAAAACCTGCGCCCGAGCGCGAGCTTAACTCTCCCTGGAAATAGTCCGGTGTCACAAAGAAGTTGGTCGTTATATGCTCGCGCAGCCCCGGCATATGGCGCTCTTCGAGGTGCGCAAGAATGCGCTCAAAATACGCCTCACCCTCGGCCTCCCAGTCGAT encodes:
- a CDS encoding alpha/beta fold hydrolase produces the protein MSKSSEGVHIVDYGSGPEIWVGLHGWNGTARTFDTIAPYIPENVTFLSVDLPGYGRSEAPPVWDISEIGAQIDRAIVERIGEQSYSMIGSCGGAIVGLYVARAAGERLDDFVCLEPFAFLPWYLRIFMWPVLGWLFYWSSFGTPIGRAITNQAMTKHRNDETDMLASFGQGSLMIPYRYLQLFNTIEASYLFKELPGHKILVSGEHTFGAIRESVKEWNEVWPTADHIEIPGAGHLVLLEAPELFAEKLFERRAAKTPRLLPSHEQAS
- a CDS encoding phytoene desaturase family protein, whose protein sequence is MMSVAIIGAGIGGLSAALELAAKGVKVTVFEAASAPGGKIGVGQHDGVEFDTGPSLLTMPEVFEDLFRLAGTSLADEVELVESAPYMRYHYPDGVRLDIYPDLDQSIAAIGQQLGSRASGEFADFMRYAGKIWESAAPNFIFSQAPSLGSMARLGLSSLTTLWSIDPLHTMLESIDKRVESQHLRHLLARFATYNGSDPRSAPATLNCIAWVEMGQGARGVRGGIIELARALHRRALALGVDFRFDSPVLRLHRPSGAGEARGVETASGVFKADAVVVNADVRHLVETLLPGANIASASSNNDESSLNADAPASMSGWTGVIRAKRRPEGERLGHEVFFPEDYIQEFRDIFDHKRAPTDPTVYVCAQEKAHQRTGWAEDEALFIMANAPPESSEVQSSAQDWAPLRDAMLKRLRNAAAIDPGDALIWERSPAQLAAQFPGSRGALYGAASNSKFAAFQRPQNRVKEIPGLYLASGSAHPGGGVPLCAQSGRLAAQAIHEDFGRSQKQKSPARFTKRHT
- a CDS encoding glycosyltransferase, yielding MFDLSLTTALPIIALAGLPSFALALSALNLVFWPRGKTSARLEEALSVLVPARNEEANIERCVRAIFEASHPLLEVLVYEDCSTDQTPEILARLQSEFTKLRVIKGRPLPAGWVGKPHACARLVEASRGDTLLLVDADTFLKKGAIARLASLQIRHDAALVSAVPEQISGTFFERLILPLLHLSYSCWLPLPLIWKTHDPRFLAINGQVMMMRRDALEAVGGFHAVRAEIVDDMAIARRFKEEKKRVVFADGFRIASCRMYRSAREVWEGFSKNIFEGMGSSALVFALVIFIYLSTFVLPYIAAMTLAIAGQTAGIWWWSALAGVGANLALRAMMALRFRQPIEGILLHPLAVISLVAIAFNSLRWSRQNEVLWSGRSYVGKQQRNTPAEAVSQSAIGADQ
- a CDS encoding phytoene/squalene synthase family protein — protein: MTNAQLDIPADEGRIPEMSAEEVARHSREVLAEHSRSFNWASRFLPEESRDDAAILYAFCRLVDDTVDEAESPEVATKQVEALRDELNRERAPSAAVAAFLDLSERRGVDVSAAMELVEGVASDLGDVLIEDDRALLRYCYRVAGTVGLMMSPVLGVEDPRAVAHAIDLGIGMQLTNICRDVLEDAQNGRVYLPETRLRRAGISQKELLESVATGGFELEETVAKVVSDLLKLADRYYDSADQGLAYIPARSRLGICVAARVYRGIGVRLRYLHDANPLHGRTVVPGLEKALWLGPAGRRFAMSSLLKPRPHKAHLHRALAGLPGVNAGPSPKPSPFGT